The proteins below come from a single Thermodesulfobacteriota bacterium genomic window:
- a CDS encoding ATP-binding protein: MSQTPAERRPGPGPAEAAARPRASFCLANRLSELSVLARQLEAFGRAGGLSRRLVLEINLALEELFTNIVSHGFTDQTEHFVHFDLTCDEERVIIRVEDDAPFFDPLAACSPDLCCSLEQRPVGGLGVHLIRCFMNGLVYERRGERNILMLEKRRPAPGRPEGARHGDH, encoded by the coding sequence GTGAGCCAGACGCCGGCGGAAAGGCGGCCCGGCCCCGGGCCAGCCGAGGCGGCGGCCCGGCCCCGGGCCAGTTTCTGCCTGGCGAATCGCCTGTCCGAGCTGTCTGTCCTGGCCCGGCAGCTGGAGGCCTTTGGCCGGGCCGGCGGCCTGTCCCGCCGCCTGGTCCTGGAGATCAATCTCGCCCTGGAGGAGCTGTTCACCAACATCGTCTCCCACGGGTTCACGGACCAGACCGAGCACTTCGTTCACTTCGACCTGACCTGCGACGAGGAGCGGGTCATCATCCGGGTGGAGGACGACGCCCCCTTTTTCGACCCGCTGGCCGCCTGCAGCCCTGACCTTTGCTGTTCCCTGGAACAGCGCCCCGTAGGCGGTCTGGGGGTCCACCTCATCCGCTGTTTCATGAACGGCCTCGTCTACGAGCGGCGGGGAGAGCGCAACATCCTGATGCTGGAAAAACGGCGGCCGGCCCCTGGCCGGCCGGAAGGAGCTCGCCATGGAGATCATTGA
- a CDS encoding SpoIIE family protein phosphatase, with product MTADALLTALAKAKEEAEARARELAIINRFAQAIGSTLDLDAILQTICREMVSIFEARNTGIGLLSPEGQALTLVAFHAASPQESDVTGLTIPLAGYPATQYVIRTGRPIVVPDVQHNPLTASFHAVLSARGTTCLMIVPLMARGEVIGTIGIPTSDPVRIFTPQEVSLAQTIAGQIAGAIANARLHAASERARQVAERDLEIGRQIQTGFFPETLPRAPGWEIGAFFRPARQVSGDFYDAFPLAGGSLLALVVADVCDKGVGAALFMVLFRSLIRAFSAQAFAETGPANRAQALEWAVAQTNDYIAGTHGRQNMFATLFAGILEPAAGRLLYVDAGLGSSVVFGPGGRQRRLPTTGPALGLFAGLPMQVGAAALTEGEGLFVFTDGAVEAVDGQGHMLGEARLLAGLHQAAASGGEVAQRLGAAVSAHMGAAEPFDDVTMLVAQRLSRSGIP from the coding sequence GTGACCGCCGATGCCCTCTTGACCGCCCTGGCCAAGGCCAAGGAAGAGGCGGAGGCCCGGGCCCGGGAGCTGGCCATCATCAACCGCTTCGCCCAGGCCATCGGCTCCACCCTGGATCTGGACGCCATTCTCCAGACCATCTGCCGGGAGATGGTCTCGATCTTCGAGGCCCGCAACACCGGCATCGGCCTTTTGAGCCCGGAAGGGCAGGCGCTCACCCTGGTGGCCTTCCACGCCGCCAGCCCCCAGGAGAGCGATGTCACCGGTCTGACCATTCCTCTGGCCGGCTACCCTGCCACCCAGTACGTTATCCGCACCGGGCGGCCCATCGTGGTGCCGGATGTCCAGCACAACCCCCTCACCGCCTCGTTTCACGCGGTGCTCAGCGCCCGGGGCACCACCTGCCTCATGATCGTGCCGCTCATGGCCCGGGGTGAGGTGATCGGCACCATCGGCATCCCCACCTCGGACCCGGTGCGGATCTTCACCCCCCAGGAGGTGTCCCTGGCCCAGACGATCGCCGGCCAGATCGCCGGTGCCATCGCCAATGCCCGGCTCCATGCCGCCAGCGAGCGGGCCCGGCAGGTGGCCGAGCGGGATCTGGAGATCGGCCGCCAGATCCAGACCGGCTTCTTCCCGGAGACCCTGCCCCGGGCCCCGGGCTGGGAGATCGGCGCCTTCTTCCGGCCGGCCCGGCAGGTCTCCGGGGATTTCTACGACGCCTTCCCCCTGGCCGGCGGCAGTCTCCTGGCCCTGGTGGTGGCCGATGTCTGCGACAAGGGGGTGGGCGCCGCCCTGTTCATGGTCCTCTTCCGCAGCCTCATCCGGGCCTTCTCTGCCCAGGCCTTTGCCGAGACCGGACCAGCCAACCGGGCCCAGGCCCTGGAGTGGGCGGTGGCCCAGACCAACGACTACATCGCCGGCACCCACGGCCGCCAGAACATGTTCGCCACCCTGTTTGCCGGCATCCTGGAGCCGGCCGCTGGCCGGCTGCTCTACGTGGACGCCGGCCTGGGGAGCAGCGTGGTGTTCGGGCCTGGCGGCCGGCAGCGGCGGCTGCCCACCACCGGCCCGGCCCTGGGCCTTTTTGCCGGCCTGCCGATGCAAGTCGGTGCAGCGGCGCTCACGGAGGGGGAGGGGCTGTTCGTCTTCACGGACGGCGCCGTGGAGGCGGTGGATGGCCAGGGTCACATGCTGGGTGAGGCGCGGCTCTTGGCAGGCCTGCACCAGGCGGCGGCCAGCGGGGGGGAAGTCGCTCAGCGATTGGGGGCAGCGGTATCGGCCCACATGGGAGCCGCCGAGCCGTTCGACGATGTCACCATGCTGGTGGCGCAGCGGCTCAGCCGATCTGGTATTCCTTGA
- a CDS encoding STAS domain-containing protein — MEIIEERQEATHIFHLHGRLDSHTASQLEDRLQGSLHGQTRSLIIDCSDLEYVSSAGLRVILKATKEMQRQEGRLILCAMQDYVREVFDVSGFSTFIPIVPGVTEALRTL; from the coding sequence ATGGAGATCATTGAGGAGCGCCAGGAGGCCACCCACATCTTCCACCTCCACGGCCGACTGGACTCCCACACCGCGTCGCAGCTGGAGGACCGGCTCCAGGGCTCATTGCACGGTCAGACCCGGTCGCTGATCATCGACTGCAGCGATCTGGAATATGTCTCCAGCGCCGGCCTGCGGGTGATCCTCAAAGCCACCAAGGAGATGCAGCGCCAGGAGGGCCGCCTCATCCTCTGCGCCATGCAGGATTATGTGCGGGAGGTCTTCGATGTCTCCGGCTTTTCCACCTTCATTCCCATCGTCCCCGGGGTGACGGAGGCGCTCAGGACCCTGTGA
- a CDS encoding PilZ domain-containing protein — protein sequence MTGNDDRRNSSRQPARLPIMYARHQEHPYCFYGGFLGNTSSGGLYFESRYPLGPGDSIALHEAPDGPGKERDFLLAPCAAEVCWCQDLSGPAGPRYGIGVRFQEPAAAADWAAQILDLAPGGQKS from the coding sequence GTGACCGGAAACGACGACCGCCGGAACAGCTCCCGGCAGCCGGCCAGGCTGCCGATCATGTATGCCCGCCACCAGGAGCATCCGTACTGCTTCTACGGCGGCTTTCTGGGCAATACCAGCTCCGGCGGTCTCTATTTCGAGTCCCGCTATCCCCTGGGACCCGGCGACAGCATTGCCTTGCACGAGGCCCCCGACGGTCCCGGGAAGGAGCGGGACTTCCTTCTCGCCCCCTGTGCAGCGGAGGTCTGCTGGTGCCAGGACCTGTCCGGTCCGGCGGGGCCCCGCTACGGGATCGGGGTCCGTTTTCAGGAGCCGGCAGCCGCTGCCGACTGGGCGGCCCAGATCCTGGACCTGGCGCCAGGCGGACAGAAGTCGTGA